A segment of the Hippopotamus amphibius kiboko isolate mHipAmp2 chromosome 8, mHipAmp2.hap2, whole genome shotgun sequence genome:
CCCACCCGGGGGCATGTGACGCATTATGTAAGCAGTGAGCAGCAGTGCCCAGCgattcttcctttgtttttagcGGTCGGGAGCGTGAAGCCACCCAAAGATAAGTGCGTTCTGCACCTGGAAGGCTCGAGGGTAACCGCCTTGTTTTACTGTTTGGCCTCTGACGCCCACGGCTGAGGCGCAGCCAGCTGCTGGCTGCTGCAAGTGGGGAAACTAGGTGCCCGACACCGTGGCGAGTTGTTGGTCCCGAACCTACGGCGCAGGAGTGCGAATAAACAGTGCTTAAATGGTTTACTGGTTTAGATGTTTACAGCGTTTGTTGTTTTGGGTGTTTAAAGTGCCCGTCTCGCAGCCGCTCTTTCCCGAACTCACTGTCCACGTCTGCCCACTTtggctttctcatttttctctgcccttttaAATATCTGGTTAATTCAGATTTCACTTTTGCCAGGCCCCAGGTAACGTGGTCACCAATCTAGAGACCCTGTCATTCTGGATAATATAAGGTTGTAGTCAGTACCAGGGTTGAAAGAGGCTGGCTCAACCTCTTTCTATTATTAACATGCTAGGATACTAGCCCCATATTGTGGTTGGGACtgaaataaataatgtatattaaaCGTCAGCGCCTGGCTTTTAGTAGAGTCAATACGCTTGagcttttattaataatttactgTGCTTGACCTTTGAGGAATCTGAGGTCAAAGAAAAAGTGTTGGTTTCTTCAGCATCTTTGACTTTTAAACTCCAAATCTGTTCCTTCCTGCAGGTTAAGAACCGGCCCACCAGCATTGCATGGGATGGCCTTGATCCAGGTAAATTGTACACCTTGGTCTTGACAGACCCGGATGCTCCCAGCAGGAAGGATCCCAAATACAGGCAAGTTGGGGAAAGACGGGGAAGGTCAGGTCATCCACACGTGACCTGGTGCTTTTTGCACTGTGTAAGTCCCTTGCTGGACATGCTGCGGTGGGAGAAATAGGCCAGGTTTGGGGTGTTCACATCCGTGCTTAAGCCCTAGTGtgtgtttccttccctttcaCTCCCTAGAGCAAGAGTCTAGAATCTATAGCTGAGAGCTAGATCTGCCCCAggcctgtttttgtacagcccCAGGAACTAAGAAggactttaatatttttaaatgaatgtggaaacaaaaaattgaagaacAGTAATATCAATACTTTGTGACATGtggaaattacatgaaattcagatttcattgTCCCTAAATAAAGTTtagttggaacacagccatgatAACATTTATATCCTGTCTATGGCTGCCTTCAGGCTACAGCTGCAGAGTTAGGTAGTCGTTGCATGTTGTATGAAGCCTAAAACATTGACTGTCTGGCCCGTCACAGAAGAGTATGCTGACCCCTGCCCTAGAGAAtcgggggaaggagggaggggctgggtctTCTCTGCTGGCTTGTGAGCTTTTCGCTGGCCCAGAAGGCGGGGTCAGCTGTCTTGTCTGTCACTGTGTCCTGGCGTGGTGTGGCGGCGCCCGTGAATGCGGCTTAACTTACTGTGGTGCTGATGGTCCTCTGTTCCTCCGCGTAGGGAATGGCACCATTTCCTGGTGGTCAACATGAAGGGCAGCGACGTCAGCAGTGGCACGGTCCTCTCCGATTATGTGGGCTCTGGGCCTCCCAAGGGCACAGGTCAGTAAAGGCTGCttttggagggaggggggaggggagcctgTGCGCACATCAGGATTGGCCTAAAGTGCTGCAACATTTGAGTCTGGTTCTtagagttttattcttttatttatgagAGCCCTTATCCTAGTGGAGATTTTAGGCAACTCGGTTCCCCTCTAAGGCAGCTGGCTGTCAGGGACACTCAGACCTGCTGTAGTGTCAGGTGGCTGGAACCTTGCGTACTTGTCAGCCGTTAGGCCTTTAGCAAGCAGGGACATTGGTGAAGAGATACCAAGGAAGCTATGTTGCAGAATGCTTGGAACAACTTCCCAGGGGAGCTACACGTGGATTGAACAGTGAAATCATCTACAGAAGTGGTCATAGTTTCCAAGTTAATTACTAAAAAATGGGCTTTTTTGTTGTTCCCTCTTTTCTCAAAAATCTAGCTTGGTATCTTGAAAAGATTTGGCTACATAAGAACTGTATTGAAGATAGACACATACAATGTATTGCATTAGGTCATGTATTATacatgtagagagagagagagaaagagaatactGTATTGAACCTCTCCAAGTTGGTTAAGTGCTGTCTAGTCTAACGGTGGGAGATGCACTGTTGTTATTGTCTGTCATGCAGTACAGGTGTTTCCATTTCCTGGAGCAAGGAAGTGGAGCACGGGGGAACACTCGCTCTTGTATGCATTGTCTAGCCATGAGTTACTCTGAAGAGGTACAAGAAGGTCCCCGACAAGGGACCTTGTGTTTTATCTGTAGGCCCAGAAGCTTCAGATGGCTCCAAGCCCTCTCATGCATTCATAAGAGGGACATCTTTTCCAGGCATCTCTTAAGTTCTCTGGGTCAGTTATAAAATCAGGTAGCTTAATTATGGAAGGTGCACCCATGAGAATAGAGCAATTCTCTCAAGCAGGAGCTGTGTTCTCATTAACAAAAAGAGCTTCAGTaagtcactttttttctttttcatatgtgtTTAGTAAGGTGTAACTTTCATATAATAAAACACACAGATCAGAAGGGTTTAGTCAATGAATATTGACCGATGTGCACATCATGTAAGTACACCATGGAAAACAAGATGTAGGATATTTTTGTCACCCCAGAAGGTTCTTAAGgcatcttttaaattaaatttccccGAAGCTAATCATTTTCTGACTCCACTCTCCATGGATTACTCTTGCTGCTGTTGTATTCTTACAAATGGTGTCATGCAGTATGCATTTGCTTTTGGTGACTGGTCTCTTGGACTCAAGATAGTATTAGTAGCTCATTGCTTTTCATTGCCAAGCGGTATTCCGTTGTgcgaatataccacagtttgtgtAGCTTTTccgtggacatttggattgtgtTTCCAGTGTGTGGatattatgagtaaagctgctgttTACACTCTTGTCCTTTTGTGGGCATGTTGGAATTTCCCCTGGGtaaataaatacttaggagtagaaGTGTTAGGTCATAGAAATCCAAAGTGGTTGAAAATTTCTGCACTCTAATCAGCAGCATAGGAAAGTTTCACTAGCTCCGTATAAGGTCCATGCCGTATGCAGACCCATACCAAGATTCATCCACGTGGTAGCAAGGGACAgaactgcttctttttttaaggctgaataatattccatcatatgtatatactctattttgtttatccattcattcatcattgGACATTTGGGGTGCTTTCACCtctgggctattgtgaataaagcggCAGTGAACTTAGGTCCCTCTCATAAATGGGGTGGTCTGGGTCCCTCCGAGTTGGTGCATTCTCCAAAAACAGGTGATGTCTCCCTCTCGGATGCCTAGCTGTATGTGCATCTTCCCTCTCGTCCCTCCCTCCAGGCCTTCACCGCTACGTCTGGCTGGTTTACGAGCAGGACAGGCCACTGAAGTGTGACGAGCCCATTCTCAGCAACCGATCTGGAGACCACCGTGGCAAATTCAAGGTGGCGAATTTCCGCAAAAAGTACGAGCTCGGCGCCCCAGTGGCCGGCACGTGTTACCAGGCCGAGTGGGATGACTATGTGCCCAAGCTCTACGAGCAGCTGTCTGGGAAGTAGAGGAAAGCCAGGAGATGGACACCGTCCCAGAGTTCCCAAGCAGTGTTTCAGTTTAGTGATGCATGTAggcttccccccttccccctgcccgAGCCCTGAGTGGTCAGATTTAGGTTTAGGGtgacttttccttctgcctgtccTCTGTAGTTCTAGGGGGTTTATGTTTTGATCAAATGTGCACTCCATTTTGGTAGGGGATATTTTGGTACTATGATGGAGTCATCAAAATGTTAATAGAAGAATAACAACCCAGAcgttaaagaagaaagaaattctggTAAAATAACCAGGGCTGCAGTATTAGAACAGAGTATCAAAGAATCTTTAAGGGAggttgaaaaacagaaaagtttgATTGCCTCCACCTTTGTGAGCCCAAGCCCAGGACTGTGTGTGATGGGATCTTCTGCCATGTGTTTTCACGGCCCTGTCTCTCACCAAGACAACCAGGGGCCAGCATGTCTGCTCGTCCCCAGCATGGTGCATCTCAGGCTGGTTATTGAGTGTCAGAGTCCCACTCTGGCTCCTTTAAAGAGCAATACTGGAAAAAGCAATAGGGAGAGAATTGCTTTGCTGTTAAAGGTTGGCCATCTAGATGCGCTGCAGGGCTGGGTGAGAGGTTATCAGAAATCCGAAAGTCTGTGCCTATTAAATTGATCGCTCTTCAGTTGTAAGAAAAGCAGGTCTGGAGTTGCCGAATGTTGTATTAATTCTGCTATTTGCTTAcagttgaataaaaataaaaacattgtgtAGATGAACCCGGCCTCCAGATACTTTGTCGTTTTGGGTGTGGGGTTTCATAAATGTGTGATGTCAAGAGACAACCTCTAAGGGTGAGTAGCCCCTCTCCCTGATCCAGCAGTGATGACTGGGACTTGATTCAGGAACCATACAGAGGGCTTGTGCTTATACACGTGCCGTTAAACTACAGCAGGAGCAACCATTAAAACTGGagatttaggacttcctaggtggcgcaggggtaaagaatccgcctgccaatgcaggggacacaggttcgagccctgccctgggaagattccacatgccatggagcaactaagcccatgcgccacaactattgaccctgtgctctaggcccgtgagccacaactactgagaccatgtgctgcaactattgaagcccacgcgcctagagcctgtgctccacaacaagagaagccactacaatgaggagtctgcataccacaatgaagagcagcccccagtctcagcaactagagaaagcccgtgtgcagcaatgaagacccaacgctgccaacaaataaataaaataaataaatttattaaaaaaaaaaaaaactggagatttaaaaaaaaaaatcacaaaattttagGCCAAGTCTTCTTGCCTGAAAAGCACCTTTGCTTTTTCTAAGTGGTCTTTTCCACCTGAGAGTGAAGCTGGTTGGAAACCTTCCCACTTGGTGTGATTCTGTATAGCAACGGTAACAATGACTAAGAGAGAGCCCACGCCTCTCACTGTTCTGATTATGACACACACAGAATCAGTACCAaaaagccggggggggggggggggggggggaagggttaCTTTGACAGCAACTGAAGTTCCAAATGAAGGGAAAGGAGGCATCATCTGAAGGTCTGTTTCACTGACCTGGTCTGTGATAGAGAGGCATCCTGGTCAGGCCTGGCAGGTGTAAGCAGGGCTGGGCCTTTCCCCACCTTTTGCTGTAGTACTTTCTTCTCTGAAAAAGCTTGTTGGAGATGTTGCTTCATGTCATCTCTGGGGGTGAGTTAGGTAGAGAGtaactttttttaacttcagagttttaaaattcagtttaaaaatattttataaaacaaacgTTATAAAGAGAACAACTACCCTGTTGACCCTAAAAATGAATGTGAGAAGCAAGGCATGCACGTGGTTAGACAAGGCAAACCCTTccaccctccagcctcctccaTGGCAGTTGGCGGTTTCTTGTGTTTCTTTCAGAAGCAAATATAAAGATTCATATCAGCATATGTCTGcatatttatcctttaaaaactGTGGTCTTCCTAGACACACTGGTATATGTTGTTCTGCACTGTTTCTCCCCAGCTAATGTCACTTCATGTCAAATCTTCAGATTACAGGTCACCACAATTCACATCATTTTGAACAAATAATCTGTTTTATAGATGTTCCGTAATTAACTAGTCTAGTCCCCTGCTGTGGTTAGATTGTTTCTGGTTATTTGCTATTACAGAGTGcttcagcaaacatttttctatatgtataaAACTCTTTTGCGAGGAACTTAGTGCGGTAAATTCCTAGCACTGATATCAGGTCAAAGGGTATATACATTTTCAGTTCTAATACTGACAGATCACCCTCCAAAAAGATCACACTGATTATGTTCATGTCAATGGTATATGAAAGCACCtgtttttccatcctcttaaCAGTTTTCTCAAACGTTAAACATTTGGACAATTTgatgtttatgtatatttaaaatcattctttttctctaaacTCCTGTTTTCCTTGAGAATTTTTATCTGCTAACCACAGTATTTTTTTAGTTAGAGTTTAAAGATTAATGAGGAACTATAGTCATCTATTAGTTTCCTTGCTTAAAACAGGTACAAGACTGATCAATGATTCAGGAAAAGGTCAGCCACCCAACCAAAAAGGTGAAGTGTATACACGAGAACGTcccataaaaataatacatatgaaaagatatattAATAACCATAGAAACAACGAAATACCCTGTTTCACCTATTAAATTGGAAGCAGAGGAGAACTTGCCCAGGGACTCCCAGCTGGGACGTGGGTGATTCTGGTTCTGAATGCAGCTCTGGTCTCAGAGCCCAGCTGATAACCACCACGTCCACTTGCTTGCAAATTCACTGAGGCTCAGCCTCCTCCTGAAaaaatgggtgggtgggtggggaatCATTAATCTGCCTTAtttacctcacagagttgttggaGAATCACAAAATGATCTGTTGAGAGTAAGTGAATTAACACACATAAAAGATTACCTTGACCTGACACATACAGGAACCATGTCTGCAAATGGCCCACTTTCCTCAAGGCTACAGTTTACCAAAAGTGTGTCTATAGGGTTTAGAATGACAAGACACAGGAGTCTGTTCTGTATCACGATGCAGCTTTAGCAGCCCTGCCAAAGCCCAGCATTTCTAACAAGTCTGGACCCTTGTTATTCTGACTTGATGGCAGAAAATACATCAACCATGGCAATCACTCTGGAGGCCCTGCATTAATCCCTGATTAACACAGATTCTAAGACCAGATCTCAGAAACACAGGATTGGTATCTTTCTAATATTTGAACATGATATAGTACTGGCCTAAATCCTTTTCTGGGTCAGGGAGCAAAGGACTTCTGTTCTTAAATTGGTGCAGAGTCAAACAGCCTCAGTGTCTACTTAAAACCTTTCAGCAGTTTGCAGCTGCTCTGGGATGTAGATCAGATCCTTAAATGGTCTCTAAGGCTCTATCTGACCTGCGCCCCCTTTCCCTCTCTAGCTTCCTGTGGTTCTCTTCTCAGTAAACTCCAGACTTGCTAGCTGCCTCTAAGTCCCCTGACAAGGCAGACTACTTTCAGATCTGATCCTTTACAAATGGTGCCTGGAATCTTCCCCTTCCACTTTCTTTGACAATATTCCATTGGCCCTGCAAGTATTCTCTGACCTTCAGGGAATCTTTCCCTGACTAGGTAAGATTCTCCTGCGCCACTGGATTGAAAcattaaaattgtaattttaaaatatgtgtatgtgtataatttttaatttgatgtttaTCTCCTCTATTAGCCAGGACCCTATATGAAGGCAAGGACAGCCAGTGTCCTGCTCAGTATCTCCAGCACCGGACATATGTTTAGCATATAATGAAGTCTCAGTGACCGTCAgttgaacaaataatttttaaggggCTCTCAAGTTTAGGGAGCGTGGACTTCTTTATCTCCATTTACCATGCCATAAAagttccttctcccctcccccaaatgtatACTTCTGCAAAAATTCACTTACAACTGAGTTTTGACAGAGCTCTCTAAAGCCCATTCGTCAACTCCTTAATTCTGATGACCTTAAACATCAGAAAGCTAGTCTCATTCTTAGTCTGGTGTCCCTTCCACTCAAGAAGATTTAtatcttttagattttttatttcttacccTACTCTTATCTCCGATCCCTGGTCTAATTGTACCTTTTCCTTGAAACTCAAATGGACTGAAAAATTTACAATAGTCTTAAGATCACATTTCTGAAAGTACTGACAGAGCCATCTGTGGGATTCTACCTTGATAAGCTTTCTGCTTAACCAATGAACAagtagaatatttttttcaactttactgaaatataatcgAAGTACATTACATTGCACTTATTTAAGCATATAATTTGatgttttacatatgtatataccatgAAACTATCACCCAAATCAAGATTAAACAATTCCATACCTCCAAAAGCTTTCCCACATCTCCCTATTTCATTCCTCCTTCTAGCCCTATATCAAGTCAACTACTTATCTGATTTCTGCCACTAcagtttacattttctagaattttacataagtggaatcatatagtatatacttttttttttgcttggcttttgagattcatccatgttgctgcatgtagtaacagttcatttttattgatgagtagtaTCCAATGTATGGAATAaccatttatccattcaactggtTATGGACAGTTGAGggttttctagttatttttgcTATGACAAAGCTGCTAGCTTCTATGTCAACCTAGAAGTTTACATTTAGAAacctaggagtaggattgctgggttgtatgttAAGTGTGtttaacttcataagaaactgccaaactgtcttcaaaAGTAGGTGTACCATTTTACTTTATGAGTTTCATTTGCTCCACATACTCAACAaaacttgtattttctttttcttttagacattttaatgaaCGTATAGTGTTATCtcgtggttttagtttgcatttccctgatgacttttgatgttgagcatctttccactgaggttattggtcatttgtatatcatcttttgGAAAGCATTCACATCTTTTGCTCACTTTCTTATTGAGTTTGTCGTCATATGACTGAGTTGTAAGAGTCTTATACACCCTGGATACAAACCTTTGTCTGATAAACGTGTTGTGAATATACCCTTGGTCAGCTTGTGGCTTGCCTTTTTGatttaatggtgtcttttgaagaccaaacattttttattttgataaaagtaaaaaaaaaaaatcttttatggttcctacttttttttttccctaaaatagtcatatttatttttttgaacagCTACTTACAACATAACCTAAATCACTAGAATTATAAATCATGTAACTGCTCATGATTCAAAGGCAAGGCACAGCCATGATACTACATGTGTAACAGTCTCcataaatacaaaaacacatctttataaatataagaaaatgtattAACATATCTTGTTAAAGGACAACAGCTTTTAGTTCTTTAGAGAAGTATGCCTGAAACTCCATAACTGAAGCATGGTTATATTCATAACCAGCTCAGGGAGGATGTTGCCCACTGCCTAACATCTGTAGGACAGTTAGGGTATTTCTGCAAAGCATTCATAATTTGCATATTATCCAAAAGTAGTTTCATCAGCTGGTACTCCCTCTGTGCATTTACTGATGTTCTTTCCATGGGCCTTATTAATTCTAATTGTTGTAAATGTTCAAAAGCCTTCATGACAACAGGTTTCTCAAAATTATAAACAGAATGGGCCTTCCTTTGAACAAACTTCTGAAACTCATTATAAACCATTTGAAAATTAAAGGGCTCCTCTTCATAGATGTCATTTAAATGTTTCATTGCTATGATAAGACAGATTTCTAAGACTGAAAGACCATGTACAATGTTTGCTTTGGAGTCCATGCTACACAGCTGGTTTGCCTCCATCAGATCTGCTGCAGTCATAAATGGGTGTGCTGGTGTTACACGATTGAAAGCAAGCATCAGTAGCATGTGTAATGACCGCAGG
Coding sequences within it:
- the PEBP1 gene encoding phosphatidylethanolamine-binding protein 1 → MPVDLSKWSGPLSLQEVDEKPQHPLQVKYGGAEVDELGKVLTPTQVKNRPTSIAWDGLDPGKLYTLVLTDPDAPSRKDPKYREWHHFLVVNMKGSDVSSGTVLSDYVGSGPPKGTGLHRYVWLVYEQDRPLKCDEPILSNRSGDHRGKFKVANFRKKYELGAPVAGTCYQAEWDDYVPKLYEQLSGK
- the LOC130858805 gene encoding origin recognition complex subunit 4-like: MNSFGFPQYLKIFKEQLSLPAVFPDKIFAEKWNENVQSLSEDRSVREVLQKHFNVSKNLRSLHMLLMLAFNRVTPAHPFMTAADLMEANQLCSMDSKANIVHGLSVLEICLIIAMKHLNDIYEEEPFNFQMVYNEFQKFVQRKAHSVYNFEKPVVMKAFEHLQQLELIRPMERTSVNAQREYQLMKLLLDNMQIMNALQKYPNCPTDVRQWATSSLSWL